In Vigna angularis cultivar LongXiaoDou No.4 chromosome 8, ASM1680809v1, whole genome shotgun sequence, the DNA window accttagaatgcgaatgatagcattccaatggccaacacatggagcttgcataaactgactaaccactccaactgcaaaagatagatccggccttgtaatagtgagatagattagttttccaactagcctcctatatctctccgggtcggagaataattcaccttcttctgttgttaatttttgatttggatccatagggctatcaaccggtctacaatcaatcatgcctgtttcttgcaaaatatccagagcatacttcctttgggagattacaactcaaGAACAAACTCAAAAGCCATGGCAAACACTAATAACTTCTTAACCCAATTCTTAAACTGCACTTCAAAAAAGCCAAATACTTTAATCACCAACCTCTACTTCTGCACCTTCGCCACCTTCCTCTTCACCCTCTGTTACTTCCTTGGTCTATGGCACAACTACCCCACCACCACCGTCACCACTGCCACCGTAGCCACCGCCTCCAACCTCTGCTTCAATCCCACCACCAACTCCAAGTTCACTgaggaagagtatcaagagtatCTGCGATTAAAGTCTAACAGTTTGGCGCAATCATCTCAGTCCCCAAGTACGTCCACagcttgcatttctcaatccatggaaggtctaaattcatgggtaattgactcgggtgcttctgatcacatttctggtaatacctaattgttctcaaccctttccctccaagaaaaaccccatttcattacccttgcaaatggctctaaaacttgttcaaagggagtcggtcaagtctccctgtctccctctctaactctgaaatctgttctttttgtccctcactgtccattcaatttaatttccctaagtcagttaaccaaaatGTTACCTTGTTCAATAACTTTcgattcaaaatcttttgttatacaggagcgtggctcggggagacagattggagaaggatatgaagctggaggtttataccattttggatctcgtccacgGGTATCTTGTGTTGCAGCTCTTCCCCCTAAAGTGTTACATGATCGGTTTGGCCATCCTcacttgtcaaagttaaaaaagatgtgtcttgaacttagtggtcttcagactttagaatgtgagtcatgtcaactaggaaaacatgttagatctgtcTTTCCTAAACGGTCTCAATCAATGTGTACTTCTAGTTTCtctattattcattctgatgtctggggacctagtcgcgtctcttcttttggttttaggtattttgttacttttattgatgagtattctagatgtacttgggtttatctaatgaaagatcgctctgataccaacttgagatctaaaacagtaaaaaatagTTCTAAAAGGGCTTGAAAGACCCTTCTcagttctattatttatatagataaaaatatgatacaatagatagatggaagatgaagagattgTCCTAGACTGCTAGGAATAATCATTATAGATAACCCAACACACAACTACCTACTTTTAGGCCCTGCTCTACTAATCATAGGtagacttaataattattctaacaatttTGATGCTATATTATATTTGTTGGTTCAGAGGCTTCTTCATGAGCTGTTGAGGAAGCTGGATGCAGAGCTAAAGCATGAAGTATGTCATTGGGCTGCATATTATGTAAGTGCTTTAGGAATATTGTTTTTCGTATGAGCTTATGGAATTGGTATTGTAATGTCTCCTACAAGAGTTCAAgctacattttttttcctatttaacTGATACTCTTTTGTGCTTCTAATGTACTTTGGTACAATAACTCATCTGTGTTTTCTCCGCATCGTATGTTTCTCATCATTAGTCATTAACATGGAATTAGTTATattagtatattatattttaagaagtGGTTCCTGATTTTCCCTTCATTGAATCAGGAACATCGGATGCGTCTTGGACAAAAGGCAATCTTTCACATCGAAGGTATTTTGACTGATAGATTGTGGTAGTCAGATTGACAGTTGCATCTTATGGTTGACGATTGTGAATTCTTTTATAGGcctgtttatatttattttgtggaCTCTATATCTACTTGTTAAAGCAATGCCTTTGTACAATTACAAAGTGAATATAggccttttaaaatttcttactAACCGACCaccttgtttttattttgtttacattGGCAGCATTTGTGGCCAAGTTCATGAGCATTTATAAATCCTTCCTTATTGCAACTTTCGGCTGAAGGTGAAGAGGATGGTATACTTTAAAGTGATTCAACATGTTAAATGAATTGTGTACGGTAAACAACTTACAAAATGGAATTTTATCATCCTGTATGCCGCAATTGTTACAGAATGATGTTTTGATTTGCAAAGGTGCTAATGTTTTACTAAATTGCGTGGACTGTGCATGAAGCTAGACACTCCTGCTTAACCCAGCgtcaaatatttatcaatttagTTTTGGAATGCCTGCCGGTATTAATACTACTGGCTTCATAATTTGACACTATTATAAATATCTTGGGTCCTTGATCTAATGTAAGTTAAATTTTAGGTGTTAAAAGCGTCAATTTTATGTGTCGTgaatttgttcatttattttaattgcatataaaaaatttaatcgGTTTTGGTGAAATAAATATAGTTGAACATTAACAATCTGTGGGcttttatctaaaaaatatgCGATTTGACAAATGATCTAAAAAGTGTGTTTTTTCTTAGAATGTGAAATATTGCGAGACTAGCTGTTAAGAAAGGTGAACATCCTTCCAGCTATATACTCAGGAAGCATTATAAGGAGATTTATTTGTATGAGTTAAAAGATCAA includes these proteins:
- the LOC128193636 gene encoding uncharacterized protein LOC128193636, with product MANTNNFLTQFLNCTSKKPNTLITNLYFCTFATFLFTLCYFLGLWHNYPTTTVTTATVATASNLCFNPTTNSKFTEEEYQEYLRLKSNSLAQSSQSPSTSTACISQSMEGLNSWVIDSGASDHISGAWLGETDWRRI